In the genome of Xanthomonas translucens pv. cerealis, one region contains:
- a CDS encoding DUF6708 domain-containing protein codes for MSQFAGWLAQHYRVNRPLSDYERVSDVSNFDASGLKPIDQGIIDLNPVFVEYVDRHFLYRGWGAMWGSLIVAMAFTFALAMIRVLWEVKAEGLRAVTAGDYYAIGFVVILSLGAGALAYWMLLGRDVFRYQYYPIRFNRVSRVVHIFTGGKQGAISVPWDDIHFVIGRDKPIGPDEGSTYDLRGHVMRGDQVIHTFAVGSDSGSSPGVTLAHWEMIRRYMNGGGMDALPFPPLQLFMSTAVSFRNAFIIHVSSAGKGLMLLALPITLPWALFRYLTMKLCRKPQWPESVEEACQPGSKQPGALQAPAVYGRVKRGGPKGDAMLSFWKDAIKEAKARDPELRAQLYGRTPT; via the coding sequence ATGAGTCAGTTTGCAGGCTGGTTGGCCCAGCATTATCGTGTGAATCGCCCGCTATCCGATTATGAAAGGGTTTCGGATGTTTCTAACTTCGATGCATCAGGGTTGAAGCCGATTGATCAAGGGATTATCGATCTAAATCCCGTATTTGTAGAATACGTGGATCGACACTTCCTCTATCGCGGCTGGGGAGCAATGTGGGGCTCCCTCATTGTCGCTATGGCGTTCACGTTCGCATTGGCAATGATACGGGTGCTCTGGGAGGTTAAAGCGGAGGGTTTGCGGGCGGTCACCGCAGGTGACTACTACGCAATTGGCTTTGTTGTGATCCTCTCGCTAGGAGCCGGCGCTTTAGCATACTGGATGCTATTAGGACGGGATGTTTTTCGGTATCAGTACTATCCAATACGTTTTAATAGGGTGAGTCGGGTTGTTCATATCTTTACAGGTGGAAAGCAGGGTGCGATCTCCGTTCCTTGGGATGATATCCATTTCGTCATTGGACGCGACAAACCTATAGGTCCTGATGAAGGCAGTACGTATGATCTGCGTGGTCATGTAATGCGCGGCGACCAAGTCATCCATACCTTTGCCGTTGGATCCGATAGTGGTTCCAGTCCCGGCGTCACCTTGGCACATTGGGAGATGATCCGCCGATACATGAACGGTGGTGGGATGGACGCGCTGCCGTTTCCCCCGCTACAGCTATTCATGTCGACCGCGGTAAGTTTCCGTAACGCGTTCATTATCCATGTTTCTTCGGCAGGCAAGGGTTTGATGCTTCTTGCTCTGCCAATCACGTTGCCCTGGGCCCTATTCCGGTATCTCACCATGAAGCTGTGCAGGAAGCCGCAGTGGCCCGAATCTGTGGAAGAGGCCTGCCAGCCAGGGTCAAAGCAGCCTGGCGCACTCCAAGCCCCTGCGGTTTATGGGCGTGTCAAGCGCGGTGGGCCGAAAGGCGATGCAATGCTGTCGTTCTGGAAAGATGCCATTAAAGAGGCAAAAGCAAGAGATCCCGAACTCCGTGCACAGCTGTACGGGCGGACTCCTACGTGA
- a CDS encoding T6SS effector BTH_I2691 family protein translates to MDKTPMRSCDPAKKCDVCDQIGLPILPLRYAVCRSDVREQWRGPPLTGKFGKGVSSLALPGSEAHYTLRLARQGYLYVFNEVRGEWKGYQVTEDAYLLEFDPLGVPPPREEFAPSCARMANSQIARFVTIPDPKRAGDVWFGYSEAPWPAEILKRNMSRAERQKHMRCVNVKAWLAGKDFDHAGNAMDAAALVSEFKFTQPERQKTTIPFLPPAQPTPSQKKPGSLGQIESLEEVMVVANPGFGFSFVHFARCKQQVPGMEEWLKKSASLSRPMMLALNDPAGIAQELSALIREKAGDFEVENDRSWKQASAVAIRGIKQAIEDQAAADELSSVRASAYTGKAAMELYAAGINKIQEELTPEQEKSARESAWNRYRDDYDHAAMSRFEIELKSEMESFTSAHLTPLAESFVSWYQDESYRTWLCCNHHDEYSHSGMRWTEIVENSLEGVVGHDVVQAAVIRDLTGRFDDIKNATMRALVLNDKIAAQILQEQSKSLVDNPGAWSNIFKAYGHVLDRGGKNPAELQQGLGLIAGFVYKISGGIVTCLAKVGTTVRRGTVSIAISAATRNNMMGLLGMLSGKRIERVGIKASEREMAHFLVEALSRGQPGVNRRELRARIDQHLRQELNERSGARVATGERNARGRKIFEWAVFWDKEAVAAARGGSPSSLGNLLLTEQQIRALVQNRASQHAAPHVSLDVRLGVVGLILDAWNVCDSFGKLDEKSEGPALRRELALSSALVGFTGTSMELIGIGLEKTMWGRTALATELRFGALQASTRAGAMGFFGKALGAVGGLLGAAIDGWKSVDAYRKGDIPMTVFYAVTAVSGAVVAILMLAGVLTAGVGFIILLVLGFISMLGEWLINLIRDDKVEVWLDKTPFGVHEHGRFGSVEEQDEAYNALMPAGA, encoded by the coding sequence ATGGATAAGACCCCGATGCGATCCTGTGATCCTGCGAAGAAATGTGACGTCTGCGATCAGATCGGACTGCCGATACTCCCGCTTCGCTATGCCGTATGTCGATCGGACGTGCGTGAGCAATGGAGAGGCCCTCCGCTGACGGGGAAATTCGGCAAGGGAGTGTCTAGCCTCGCTCTGCCCGGAAGTGAAGCGCATTACACCTTGCGACTTGCGCGCCAAGGGTATCTCTATGTATTCAATGAAGTTCGTGGTGAGTGGAAAGGCTATCAAGTGACTGAAGACGCCTATCTATTAGAGTTTGATCCCCTAGGCGTGCCGCCGCCACGAGAGGAATTTGCTCCAAGCTGTGCGCGTATGGCTAATTCGCAGATTGCACGCTTCGTTACGATTCCCGATCCGAAGCGCGCTGGAGACGTATGGTTTGGCTACAGCGAAGCACCTTGGCCAGCTGAGATACTGAAGCGCAACATGTCACGTGCTGAACGCCAGAAGCACATGCGCTGCGTCAATGTAAAAGCATGGTTAGCAGGAAAGGACTTTGATCACGCAGGCAACGCAATGGATGCAGCGGCCTTGGTCAGTGAGTTCAAATTCACTCAGCCTGAAAGGCAGAAAACCACGATTCCATTTCTGCCACCGGCCCAGCCTACGCCTTCGCAAAAAAAGCCAGGTTCTCTGGGTCAGATAGAGAGTCTTGAAGAAGTCATGGTTGTCGCCAATCCTGGTTTCGGATTCTCGTTCGTGCACTTTGCTCGATGTAAACAGCAGGTGCCAGGCATGGAGGAGTGGTTGAAAAAGAGTGCTTCGCTTAGTAGGCCGATGATGCTTGCGCTAAATGATCCTGCCGGCATTGCTCAGGAGCTGTCGGCGCTGATTCGGGAAAAGGCGGGGGATTTCGAAGTTGAGAATGACCGCAGCTGGAAGCAGGCAAGTGCTGTAGCCATTCGCGGCATAAAGCAGGCCATCGAGGATCAAGCAGCAGCTGATGAGCTTAGTTCAGTGCGCGCTAGCGCGTATACTGGCAAGGCTGCCATGGAGCTTTACGCAGCTGGTATCAACAAAATACAGGAGGAGCTGACGCCCGAGCAGGAAAAAAGCGCCCGAGAATCTGCGTGGAACAGATATCGCGACGACTACGATCATGCTGCGATGAGTCGCTTCGAGATTGAGCTTAAGAGCGAGATGGAGAGCTTTACTAGCGCTCATCTTACTCCGCTTGCCGAGAGCTTTGTCAGCTGGTACCAGGACGAATCCTATCGAACCTGGCTGTGCTGCAACCATCATGACGAGTACTCGCACAGTGGAATGCGCTGGACGGAGATCGTCGAAAATTCGCTTGAAGGAGTCGTAGGTCACGACGTCGTCCAGGCAGCAGTCATCAGGGATCTGACCGGGCGATTCGATGACATCAAGAACGCAACCATGCGTGCGCTCGTTCTGAACGACAAGATTGCCGCTCAGATTCTGCAGGAACAATCGAAATCACTGGTCGACAATCCTGGCGCTTGGTCAAATATATTCAAGGCATATGGGCATGTCTTGGACAGAGGTGGCAAGAATCCAGCTGAGCTTCAGCAGGGGCTTGGGTTGATCGCAGGCTTTGTCTACAAAATTTCGGGTGGAATCGTCACATGTCTGGCAAAAGTCGGTACCACGGTGCGCCGGGGGACTGTAAGCATTGCAATCAGCGCCGCCACACGTAATAACATGATGGGGCTTCTGGGGATGCTTTCCGGGAAGCGCATTGAACGGGTAGGCATCAAGGCATCCGAGCGTGAAATGGCGCACTTCCTCGTTGAGGCGTTGAGTCGGGGGCAGCCCGGGGTCAATAGGAGAGAGTTGCGTGCCCGCATCGACCAACATCTGCGCCAGGAACTAAATGAGCGTAGTGGCGCCCGCGTTGCGACCGGTGAGCGAAATGCGCGTGGGAGAAAAATTTTCGAATGGGCGGTATTTTGGGATAAGGAGGCGGTGGCCGCAGCGCGCGGGGGTAGCCCTTCATCGCTAGGGAACTTGTTGCTGACGGAGCAGCAGATAAGGGCGCTGGTACAGAACCGAGCATCCCAGCATGCCGCTCCGCACGTTAGCCTTGACGTGAGACTTGGTGTGGTAGGCCTGATCCTTGACGCGTGGAACGTATGCGACTCGTTTGGCAAGCTCGACGAAAAGTCGGAAGGGCCTGCCTTACGTCGTGAATTGGCCCTGAGTTCGGCACTTGTAGGCTTTACTGGCACCAGCATGGAACTGATCGGCATTGGGCTAGAAAAAACAATGTGGGGCCGTACCGCGCTGGCAACAGAGCTTCGATTTGGTGCGCTGCAGGCGTCAACAAGGGCCGGGGCTATGGGGTTTTTCGGTAAAGCCCTTGGTGCGGTTGGTGGTCTATTAGGTGCGGCAATTGATGGCTGGAAGTCAGTGGACGCTTACAGGAAAGGTGATATCCCCATGACGGTCTTTTACGCTGTGACAGCGGTATCGGGAGCTGTTGTCGCTATTCTCATGCTTGCGGGGGTTCTTACCGCGGGCGTTGGATTTATTATTCTTCTTGTGCTTGGTTTTATAAGCATGCTGGGTGAATGGCTAATTAATTTGATTAGGGACGATAAGGTTGAAGTGTGGTTGGACAAGACACCTTTTGGCGTGCACGAACATGGGAGGTTTGGGTCCGTCGAAGAGCAAGATGAGGCATATAATGCGCTCATGCCGGCCGGGGCGTAA